One Vanessa cardui chromosome 4, ilVanCard2.1, whole genome shotgun sequence genomic window carries:
- the LOC124544336 gene encoding malate dehydrogenase-like: MLQAKKCLHIFCRKVLSRNYHVAIVGGASEIGQTIALLLRNQRTVSNLVIHDNAVHTPGIVLDLSHIPTNSAIKGYVGSDSLDSALQHSDIVITTGAIQSPGLSEKARLHLNAEFIKSFATRVSKVSPIPFIGIATEPINVMVPMATEVIRNNGEYDPKKIFGITSADLFTAQTMYASINNINPQDCKVPVIGGHSNETVIPLLSQAKPACNLDQKSIEEFTAKFRSQEDLVTNAKKGWSPTLSIAYGVSIFVQGILNALDGRPNQIHAYVENNDFGTSYFAGTVLVDEKGAGEMERYSNLSDFECHLLERAIEQLRKDVSKGTKMLELA; encoded by the coding sequence atgttacaagcaaaaaaatgtttacatatattttgtagaaAAGTTTTATCCAGAAATTACCATGTGGCAATAGTCGGAGGTGCAAGTGAAATTGGACAAACCATTGCTTTATTACTAAGAAACCAGCGTACAGTCTCAAATCTTGTCATTCACGACAACGCTGTACACACCCCTGGAATCGTATTAGATTTATCACATATTCCTACAAATTCTGCAATAAAAGGTTACGTTGGAAGTGACTCTTTAGACAGTGCGTTACAACATTCGGATATTGTTATTACGACCGGGGCTATACAAAGTCCAGGCTTGTCTGAGAAGGCTAGATTACATTTGAATGctgaatttataaaatcatttgctACAAGAGTTTCAAAAGTGAGTCCTATTCCTTTCATAGGTATTGCGACAGAACCGATAAATGTAATGGTACCAATGGCGACGGAAGTCATAAGAAACAACGGTGAATATgacccaaaaaaaatatttggtatcaCCAGCGCTGATTTATTTACAGCACAGACTATGTATgcatctataaataatataaatcccCAAGACTGTAAAGTACCTGTGATAGGTGGGCATTCGAATGAAACCGTCATTCCTTTGCTGTCACAAGCTAAGCCCGCTTGTAATTTAGACCAGAAATCAATCGAAGAATTTACTGCCAAATTCCGCTCTCAAGAAGATTTGGTTACAAATGCAAAAAAAGGATGGTCGCCAACACTGTCAATCGCATATGGCGTATCCATATTCGTCCAAGGAATATTAAATGCACTAGATGGTCGACCAAATCAAATACATGCGTACGTTGAAAATAACGATTTCGGTACATCGTATTTTGCCGGTACGGTGCTAGTGGATGAGAAAGGGGCTGGTGAAATGGAAAGATATTCCAATTTGTCAGATTTCGAATGTCATTTATTGGAACGGGCTATTGAGCAGCTAAGAAAAGACGTTTCTAAGGGTACAAAAATGTTGGAACTGGCATAA
- the LOC124544335 gene encoding uncharacterized protein LOC124544335 isoform X1, with protein sequence MEVSNEIKEDIRKTQSDLKNAIRVHQIWVARLQEDENNANLKNKVSEAEKEIIAIGQAQKLVVDRLRRELELYQQRLRARNKQVSIENDNRYVAQQLRDHQLQYRSRNRTVSLLKPSVLNEIQIKTENINNDVSDSDNENKYCEKENTNNIEISEKDVYSKNVTQLQNIVQDSRSNFAIALNKVKESFIGGKIQKDDNEVQEQQSDSDSSLGMDISPTPSPPPLPEPGEPVPKEVFMRLIGLITLQQKDIIERTRNERRKRSSNDKNEFLFGSYDMIPKRKKYNQYPYLQSHSDPPQTRSAKLRKQQSQNKFSREGSPSGSSSENKGGWGNNKPAWVASLPAGLSVEPVYSPTKKVCHGCGRNDVPSLLVWCAWCELWQHTGCGAGGRCAACARALPEPAVCGAARAHSVHLYSDKLAERKCLQEKNIKLCVELRKLEARAATLKENLDEHNAEKRQLLADQIKTQRNLQKLLDFISHFKETSISIRSTSASESGSEVSKSNEE encoded by the exons ATGGAAGTTtctaatgaaataaaagaagACATTCGTAAAACacaatctgatttaaaaaacgCAATTCGAGTTCATCAG ATATGGGTAGCGCGTTTGCAGGAAGACGAAAAT aatgctaatttaaaaaataaagttagtgaagcagaaaaagaaataatagcTATAGGTCAGGCTCAA aaattagtAGTGGATAGACTTCGCAGGGAATTAGAGTTATATCAACAACGTCTGAGGGCCAGAAATAAGCAAGTTAGCATAGAAAACGACAACAGATATGTTGCCCAACAACTGAGAGATCATCAATTACAATATCGAAGCAGAAATCGCACTGTGTCTCTCTTAAAACCTTCAGTTTTAAATGAAATCCAGATTAAAACagaaaacattaataatgaTGTTTCTGATTCAGACAATGAAAACAAATACTGTGAAAAGGAGAACacaaataacattgaaattaGTGAGAAGgatgtttattcaaaaaatgtaACACAGTTGCAAAATATTGTACAAGATAGCAGAAGTAATTTTGCAATtgcattaaataaagtaaaggaaTCCTTCAT TGGTGGTAAAATCCAGAAAGATGATAATGAGGTGCAGGAACAACAATCAGATTCGGACTCTTCTCTGGGAATGGATATTTCACCAACACCATCACCACCACCTCTCCCCGAACCAGGGGAACCTGTGCCCAAAGAGGTTTTTATGAG ACTCATTGGTTTGATCACGCTACAACAAAAAGATATAATAGAAAGAACGAGAAATGAACGTCGCAAGCGATCTTCAAATGACAAGAATGAATTTCTCTTTGGCAGTTACGACATGATACCC AAAAGGAAAAAGTACAATCAATATCCATATTTGCAGTCTCACAGCGATCCTCCTCAGACACGTTCTGCAAAGTTACGAAAGCAACAG agtcaaaataaattttcaagggAAGGATCGCCTTCAGGGTCGTCATCAGAGAATAAGGGAG GTTGGGGCAACAACAAGCCTGCTTGGGTGGCGTCGTTACCGGCGGGTCTATCCGTAGAGCCAGTTTATTCACCTACTAAGAAAGTTTGTCATGGATGTGGAAGAAATG ACGTGCCGTCGCTGCTGGTGTGGTGCGCGTGGTGCGAGCTGTGGCAGCACACGGGCTGCGGCGCGGGCGGGCGCTGCGCGGCGTGCGCGCGCGCGCTGCCCGAGCCCGCCGTGTGCGGCGCCGCGCGTGCGCACAGCGTGCACCTCTACTCGG ATAAACTAGCAGAAAGAAAATGTttgcaagaaaaaaatataaaactgtgCGTGGAGTTACGTAAACTAGAAGCACGAGCGGCGACCTTGAAAGAAAACTTGGATGAGCATAATGCGGAGAAACGCCAGCTGTTAGCGGACCAGATAAAGACGCAGAGAAATCTCCAGAAACTCCTCGATTTCATCAGTCACTTCAAGGAAACGTCCATCAGTATCCGTTCAACGTCAGCGAGCGAGTCCGGTAGTGAAGTTAGTAAAAGTAATGAAGAATGA
- the LOC124544335 gene encoding uncharacterized protein LOC124544335 isoform X2 → MEVSNEIKEDIRKTQSDLKNAIRVHQIWVARLQEDENNANLKNKVSEAEKEIIAIGQAQKLVVDRLRRELELYQQRLRARNKQVSIENDNRYVAQQLRDHQLQYRSRNRTVSLLKPSVLNEIQIKTENINNDVSDSDNENKYCEKENTNNIEISEKDVYSKNVTQLQNIVQDSRSNFAIALNKVKESFIGGKIQKDDNEVQEQQSDSDSSLGMDISPTPSPPPLPEPGEPVPKEVFMRLIGLITLQQKDIIERTRNERRKRSSNDKNEFLFGSYDMIPKRKKYNQYPYLQSHSDPPQTRSAKLRKQQSQNKFSREGSPSGSSSENKGDVPSLLVWCAWCELWQHTGCGAGGRCAACARALPEPAVCGAARAHSVHLYSDKLAERKCLQEKNIKLCVELRKLEARAATLKENLDEHNAEKRQLLADQIKTQRNLQKLLDFISHFKETSISIRSTSASESGSEVSKSNEE, encoded by the exons ATGGAAGTTtctaatgaaataaaagaagACATTCGTAAAACacaatctgatttaaaaaacgCAATTCGAGTTCATCAG ATATGGGTAGCGCGTTTGCAGGAAGACGAAAAT aatgctaatttaaaaaataaagttagtgaagcagaaaaagaaataatagcTATAGGTCAGGCTCAA aaattagtAGTGGATAGACTTCGCAGGGAATTAGAGTTATATCAACAACGTCTGAGGGCCAGAAATAAGCAAGTTAGCATAGAAAACGACAACAGATATGTTGCCCAACAACTGAGAGATCATCAATTACAATATCGAAGCAGAAATCGCACTGTGTCTCTCTTAAAACCTTCAGTTTTAAATGAAATCCAGATTAAAACagaaaacattaataatgaTGTTTCTGATTCAGACAATGAAAACAAATACTGTGAAAAGGAGAACacaaataacattgaaattaGTGAGAAGgatgtttattcaaaaaatgtaACACAGTTGCAAAATATTGTACAAGATAGCAGAAGTAATTTTGCAATtgcattaaataaagtaaaggaaTCCTTCAT TGGTGGTAAAATCCAGAAAGATGATAATGAGGTGCAGGAACAACAATCAGATTCGGACTCTTCTCTGGGAATGGATATTTCACCAACACCATCACCACCACCTCTCCCCGAACCAGGGGAACCTGTGCCCAAAGAGGTTTTTATGAG ACTCATTGGTTTGATCACGCTACAACAAAAAGATATAATAGAAAGAACGAGAAATGAACGTCGCAAGCGATCTTCAAATGACAAGAATGAATTTCTCTTTGGCAGTTACGACATGATACCC AAAAGGAAAAAGTACAATCAATATCCATATTTGCAGTCTCACAGCGATCCTCCTCAGACACGTTCTGCAAAGTTACGAAAGCAACAG agtcaaaataaattttcaagggAAGGATCGCCTTCAGGGTCGTCATCAGAGAATAAGGGAG ACGTGCCGTCGCTGCTGGTGTGGTGCGCGTGGTGCGAGCTGTGGCAGCACACGGGCTGCGGCGCGGGCGGGCGCTGCGCGGCGTGCGCGCGCGCGCTGCCCGAGCCCGCCGTGTGCGGCGCCGCGCGTGCGCACAGCGTGCACCTCTACTCGG ATAAACTAGCAGAAAGAAAATGTttgcaagaaaaaaatataaaactgtgCGTGGAGTTACGTAAACTAGAAGCACGAGCGGCGACCTTGAAAGAAAACTTGGATGAGCATAATGCGGAGAAACGCCAGCTGTTAGCGGACCAGATAAAGACGCAGAGAAATCTCCAGAAACTCCTCGATTTCATCAGTCACTTCAAGGAAACGTCCATCAGTATCCGTTCAACGTCAGCGAGCGAGTCCGGTAGTGAAGTTAGTAAAAGTAATGAAGAATGA